Proteins encoded within one genomic window of Flavobacterium oreochromis:
- a CDS encoding tetratricopeptide repeat protein gives MQSIDKYVVQALDNYPYWLEGTLESLGYALAYDNKNVMALGLYGRLYAEQMQDYEAAKQYYAEALAADIHALAIYPHYAEVLLLNEDYEEASKLIEFSLTIKGINKSQMLLKKIQLLERQQDIKAALKMIKGVKLISFTNDSYEIDQIEKRLKDKKELLKPKKSKKKKSEKKKDRK, from the coding sequence ATGCAATCAATAGATAAATATGTAGTACAAGCCTTGGATAATTATCCGTATTGGCTTGAAGGAACCTTAGAGTCATTGGGATATGCCTTGGCGTATGACAACAAAAATGTGATGGCACTTGGTTTGTACGGACGCTTGTATGCCGAACAAATGCAAGATTATGAAGCGGCAAAACAATATTATGCAGAAGCATTAGCTGCCGATATTCATGCTTTGGCGATATATCCGCATTATGCTGAGGTTTTATTGTTGAATGAAGATTATGAAGAAGCTTCAAAGCTAATTGAATTCTCATTGACAATTAAAGGAATTAACAAATCTCAAATGTTGTTAAAGAAAATCCAATTGTTAGAAAGACAGCAGGATATTAAAGCAGCATTGAAAATGATTAAGGGAGTAAAATTAATTTCCTTTACTAACGATTCTTATGAAATTGACCAAATAGAAAAGCGATTGAAAGATAAAAAAGAATTGCTAAAACCTAAAAAGTCTAAGAAAAAGAAATCGGAGAAGAAGAAAGATAGAAAATAA
- a CDS encoding 3'-5' exonuclease: MAKLLDKILVVDIEATCWEGKLPEGMISDIIEIGVCLLDVQTGEISDNRGILVHPERSTISPFCTELTTITPELIEKEGIPFSEALRILKNEYKSQSRAWASFGAYDLKQFQRQCQDLGKGYPFSPSHINVKTLFALKNKLGHELGMDGALKFLNIPLEGTHHRGVDDARNIAKILREILK; this comes from the coding sequence ATGGCAAAATTATTAGATAAAATACTCGTAGTCGATATAGAAGCTACGTGTTGGGAAGGCAAACTTCCCGAAGGTATGATTAGTGATATTATAGAAATTGGTGTTTGTTTACTCGATGTACAAACAGGTGAAATAAGTGATAATCGAGGGATTTTAGTACACCCCGAACGTTCCACGATTAGTCCGTTTTGTACAGAATTAACCACCATTACGCCCGAGTTAATCGAAAAGGAAGGGATTCCGTTTTCAGAAGCGTTACGCATTTTAAAGAATGAGTATAAAAGTCAAAGTCGCGCTTGGGCAAGTTTTGGTGCCTACGATTTGAAGCAGTTTCAAAGGCAATGTCAGGATTTAGGTAAAGGTTATCCATTTAGTCCATCGCATATCAATGTGAAAACCTTGTTTGCACTCAAAAACAAACTAGGTCATGAATTAGGGATGGATGGTGCGCTAAAATTTTTGAACATTCCTCTAGAGGGGACGCATCATAGAGGTGTGGACGATGCCAGAAATATCGCGAAGATTTTAAGGGAAATTTTGAAATGA
- a CDS encoding peptidase translates to MFTAEIKSRIGEDISILIKPENYSYNFICECGDASDLTVKECQNTEAIFISHTHIDHFVNFDTILRHQIGIQRRVIICGPEGITNQVQSKIRAYQWNLIEENAIVYEVREIKNDKSIICSEIRPATWDILPLEQEIEHLYSNDKFYVEFEILDHKTASIAYLFKERDTVKIDIAKSNFKGGAWVNTLKEAFSNKNQEALITIEEQTFTAKELYHLLEIKKGDTLGIIMDHGANESNHSKIMERFENCNTVYIECFYKKKIRSKLNKIIIVTQHNRL, encoded by the coding sequence ATGTTTACAGCAGAAATAAAAAGTAGAATAGGAGAAGACATCTCCATCTTGATAAAACCCGAAAATTATTCCTATAACTTTATTTGTGAATGTGGGGACGCTAGTGATTTAACGGTAAAAGAATGTCAAAACACCGAAGCCATTTTTATAAGCCACACTCATATTGACCACTTTGTCAATTTTGATACCATTCTTAGGCATCAAATAGGGATTCAACGAAGAGTTATTATCTGTGGCCCAGAAGGAATCACCAACCAAGTGCAATCTAAAATTAGAGCCTATCAATGGAATCTTATTGAAGAAAATGCAATTGTTTACGAAGTAAGAGAAATCAAAAACGACAAGAGCATTATTTGTTCAGAAATTAGACCCGCTACCTGGGATATTCTTCCACTCGAACAAGAAATAGAACACCTATATAGTAATGATAAATTTTATGTGGAATTTGAAATTTTAGATCATAAAACAGCTTCTATAGCATACTTATTTAAAGAACGAGATACGGTGAAAATTGATATTGCAAAGAGTAACTTTAAAGGCGGGGCTTGGGTTAACACCTTAAAAGAGGCTTTTAGTAATAAAAATCAAGAAGCCTTGATTACTATAGAAGAGCAAACTTTTACAGCCAAAGAATTGTATCATTTATTAGAAATTAAAAAAGGAGATACTTTAGGTATAATTATGGATCACGGTGCTAATGAATCCAACCATTCCAAAATAATGGAACGATTTGAAAATTGTAATACGGTTTATATAGAATGTTTTTACAAAAAGAAGATCAGGAGCAAGCTCAACAAAATTATCATAGTTACTCAGCACAATCGGCTTTGA
- a CDS encoding response regulator receiver domain, translated as MLKKYLWLLLKKKKVCGVYCPKTKDDIENYKFIIKKADVVILDWKIILSKDEAEDLDADDDDDPRGIYTLDILKNIVQDINQNKESLKLIIVYTGERDLNGITDQIFDKLHVLKNDLVKESCKIYSSNTKILIRAKSSVGDDEIDNKFNHLVGLNDKIIKYKDLPKLVVDEFTLMTNGLLSNFALLSLTILRENSSKILGLFSKEKDGAF; from the coding sequence ATGCTCAAAAAGTATCTATGGCTTTTGCTAAAGAAAAAAAAAGTTTGCGGTGTTTACTGTCCAAAAACTAAAGATGATATAGAAAATTACAAATTCATTATTAAAAAGGCTGACGTTGTAATTTTAGATTGGAAAATAATACTTTCTAAAGATGAAGCTGAAGATCTAGATGCTGATGATGACGATGATCCAAGAGGTATTTATACTTTAGATATTTTAAAAAATATTGTTCAAGATATCAATCAAAATAAGGAAAGTTTAAAATTAATTATAGTTTATACTGGAGAAAGAGATTTGAATGGCATTACAGATCAAATATTTGATAAACTACACGTATTAAAAAATGATTTGGTTAAAGAATCATGTAAAATATATTCAAGTAACACCAAAATATTAATTCGGGCAAAATCATCGGTTGGTGATGATGAAATTGATAACAAATTTAACCACTTGGTTGGCCTAAATGATAAAATTATTAAATACAAAGATTTACCGAAGTTAGTAGTAGATGAATTCACTTTAATGACTAACGGATTGCTTTCAAATTTTGCTTTACTTTCATTAACTATTTTAAGAGAAAATTCAAGTAAAATATTAGGTCTCTTTTCCAAAGAAAAGGATGGCGCTTTTTAA
- a CDS encoding ATP-binding protein, producing the protein MNGFRSTFYPVFVNLIDNAIYWLNHSNVENKTIRMHADESGIYISNNGIEIPIQDRERIFDLGFSRKQNGRGMGLSISKEVLNAENFEISTISPREGSSVTFRIIQNKSHNNE; encoded by the coding sequence ATAAATGGTTTTCGTTCGACGTTCTATCCAGTATTTGTTAATTTAATTGATAATGCAATATATTGGTTAAATCACAGTAATGTAGAAAATAAAACTATAAGAATGCATGCCGATGAATCTGGCATATACATTTCAAACAATGGAATAGAAATTCCAATTCAAGATAGAGAAAGAATTTTTGATTTAGGCTTTTCAAGAAAACAAAATGGAAGAGGAATGGGATTAAGCATAAGTAAAGAAGTATTAAATGCAGAAAATTTTGAAATATCTACAATCTCACCTAGAGAAGGAAGCAGTGTTACCTTTAGAATTATACAAAATAAATCCCATAATAATGAGTAA